The following is a genomic window from Shewanella avicenniae.
TATTGCCGTTAATAATCGACCTCTGCGAGGAGCGTGGAAGCAACGGCTATCGCCGGATTACTGCGCATTTAAATCGCCAGTTGAAAGCAGAGCAGCATGTAATTACACGAGTGAATCCCAAACGCGTCTATCGCCTGATGCAACAAAACAACTTGCTGTTACGCAAACATACCGGTCGTGTAAGTGAGCACCGCGCTCATGACGGTCAGGTTATTACGTTGCACCCAAACACTCGCTGGTGCTCAGACGGCTTTGAAATAACGTGCTGGAACAAAGAAAAAGTGCGCGTGGCATTTAGCTTAGATTGCTGTGATCGTGAAATTATGAGTTATGTAGCCACAACGACGGGTATCCGCGCTGACATGGTTCAAGACATTTTGGTTGAAAGCATGGAACAGCGCTTCGGAGATGTCCGAGAGTTGCCACATACCGTGGAATGGTTAACCGATAATGGCAGTTGTTATATCGCCGAAGAAACACGGCAGTTCGCGAAGTCACTCGGTTTTAAGGTGTGCACGACGCCAGTTAGAAGCCCGCAAAGCAATGGCATGGCAGAAGCTTTCGTGAAGACGTTTAAACGAGATTATGTATACCTGAATGACCGTCCAGACGCAGCCACGGTGCTTGCAAAGCTCGCTGAATGGTTTGACGATTACAACAATTACCACCCACACAGTGGATTGAAAATGATGTCACCTAGAGAGTATCGAGCTCTCAAAGTGGCGAGTTAAACTGTCCGTTTTAGTGGGGGCAACTACAGGCGTCCGCTCATTCTGTGACCTCGCAAACACCGCCGTTGATTCCAATCCTTTAAGATTAGACAAAATTAATACTCGGTCACGAGTAATAACAATGGGGATGAGCAGATGGATTGGGAAGCATTTTTAGCGGCAGGTGCACTTTCAGTATTGCTGGCATTGGTGTTGTTGTCAGTGGGTTCTTGGGTAGGCAGTTGGTTGATTGACCAATTCCGTTTTTCTGCGCTGCATCGTCCATCTAGTCGCCAGTAACTCCCGCTTTTGTCATCAGGCCGAATAGAAAGCTACAAAATATTCTTCGGCACAATTCTGCGTAATTTCACCCCGATGCGCTTGGATAAACTCTCGGTGCTGTCGGGGTTAAAGTCTTTGGTGATCTGCCAAGCGTTGTCGGCGTCCATCTCTTTGAGCATCGAGGCTTTCATGTCTTGAGTGATCGCGGCTGAGTCAATTACTGTGATGCTTTCGGTGTTCAGGTTGGCGCTGCGGGGATCAAAGTTGTAGGTGCCAATCACTGTGATATGGTCATCAATGGTCATGGTTTTAGCATGCAGACCAAAGATGGGCACGGTTGCCGAGCGTTTGTACATATGCTCAGACATCACCTTTTGCCTGATTTTGGCATCGGGTTTGAATTCATACACTTCTACCCCAGTTGCCAGCAATGCGGCTCTATTGCGTTGATAACCGCTAAACGCTTCTAAGTTGTCGTTCGAGGCCAAGCTGTTGGTGAGGATTTTAATGTTGATCCCTCGCTGCACCAGTTTGCGCAGAAATGCGCGGTCGCTTTTGGTGGTGATCAAGTAGGGCGTTTGAATCACTATGCTGTTGCTGGCGCTTTCTGCCAGTTCCACCAATTTCGCATTGGTAATACTTCCGCCGCCGAGAAAATGGCTGCGGTCATTCTTACCCGGTAGGTCAGCAATATATTCCACCTTATCAACGAATAAAAACTTCCCGTCAGCGGCAAGCTGTTTAAAGGTGGCGGGTACATCTTCAATTTCGGCGCGAATTTCAGGGCTAAAATTGGCCGGATTGCAGGCGTAGGAATGTAGCCGCGAAAACTCTGGATTGGCAGGGGCGGGCAGCTTATCGAACAGCGTGGCGATGGACACGCTGAGCTTGCTTTGCCAATACTGCTCAAAAGAGCTTTCCACCGCGTGAACAGCTTTGCCGGCCAGAAAAACATCACGGTCTCTGAAATTATATTCGTGGTCAAAGCCAAAATACTCGTCGGCAATATTGCGGCCACCGGTGATGGCAATCTGCTGATCAACCAAAAACACCTTGTTGTGCATCCGCTGGTTGATGCCGTGAAAATCGGTCAGCAGCCCAGTCGCCTTTTGGAAAATGTTCTTACCCAAATTCACGTTCGGGTTATAGATTTTAATTTCGATATTTTTATGGGCGTTGAGCATCAATAACTCATCGCCGCGCGCTTCCAGCATGATGTCATCCACCAACACCCGCACCTTGACGCCGCGCTCAGCCGCCCGCACTAAATAGTCAGTCGCAATCAAACCCACGTTATCAATGGAAAAGATAAAGTATTGTACGTCGATAGTTTTCTCCGCCCGCTCGGCCAGCCAAGCGCGCGACATCATCGCCTCTGTGCCTTGCTCCAACACATAAACCCCGGTCTTGTGCTGCATTTCTTCGGCGTAGGGCGCAGTAAATTGAGCGAGCGTTTCGGTAGGTCGGGGTTGCTGCAGCGCACAATAGTCACGGTCGGATAACGGCACACTGTCGGGCGCAGCAGCACAGCCTGCGGCAAGCAGCAACAGAGAAGCGAAAACGATATTGATGCAGGTTTTGTTCGACATAAGTGCAGATAATAAAAAACTATTTATCGTGGAATTAAGTAACATACTCGTTGGCGCAACCGATGTCACCGTTATGGTGAAGCGTTAACAGCCCTAACTGACATTTCAGCAGCAAACAACCAAGCATAACGCTCAACGATGGGCGCGAACGACCGGAGGCAAAGTGAGCAACATCTATCTGTTTGACTGGGGCGATACGCTGATGGTCGATTTTGTTGAGCAGCAGGGAAAAATGTGTGATTGGCCCACGGTAGCGCTAGTCGATGGTGCGTTAGATGTGCTGAAGCAGCTTGCAGAGCACCACCCAATTTACGTCGCAACCAATGCAGCCGATTCAGTTGAAGCAGATATTCAATTAGCCTTTGAGCGCGTGGGGTTAGCACCCTACATTGCCGGATATTTTTGCAAAGCCAACCTCGGTATTGGCAAAGGAACGCCAGCGTTTTTTCACAAGATCCTCAACACGCTGAATGTTGAACCTGAGGCCGTGATCATGGTGGGCGATAGCTTCGACAACGACATCGCTCCAGCGCTACAAGCAGGTATCAATGCGATTTGGTTTAATCCAAAGCAGCTCCACCTTGATACCGCCACGCCAGTGCATCAGATAAGCCACTTGTCACAGCTTTGCAGGTAACCACTTTGCCGTTAACTACTTTGCCATTAACTACTTTGCCATTGCTCTCCAAACTTCGATGCGGGTTTGCTTCAAAGTAAGTTCGATAATTTGGTTAGATTTTCGGCGGCTTAACTTACCTCACACCGAGTTTTGGCTCAGCGATTTCAGGTATTCCGACGGTGTTTGTGCGGTAGTTTTTTTAAAGCTGGCGCTGAAATAAGACAGATTGCTAAAGCCGCTGAGATGTGCCGCGACTTTGATGCTGTTGCCATTTTGCAGCAGCAGTTTGGCTTGATTAATCCGATGTTCGCGCAACAAGGCTGAGGGGGATTTAGCAAAACAGTGCTGGGTTTTGCGGTGTAAGGTGCGCTCGGTGCAGTTCAGTAGCTGAGCTAACTGGGTCACGTTAAAGTTTTCCTCCGCATAATGTTGGTTTAGCGCCCGTTGAAATTTCTCTTCAAAGTCCAAGTCGGCTTCCGGTTCTACTAGCGTGTCCGGTTTGGTTAGCAGCTGTTGTTGGAATTGAATATCTGGCATTTGCTGTAGCTGATGATGCAGTTGGTTTAACGCGCGCTGTAATTTCTTACTGCAACTGTTGACCGCCACCGGGTCATCTTGCCGTTGTTGCAACTGCTCTAACTGTTGCTGCATTAGCGTCAATGGTATTTGCAGTTCAATACTAAGCTGCTGCACTAAGCGCTGTCGATTGACGATTTCGGTACTCAAGCTGGCGGTGCGTTCTGCCACTTGTTGTTCAAGCTCGCTGGTACGCTGATTTTTCTGCTGCATTAATGCCACGTAGTACTGCTCATTGAGCGCTAATGCCTGCTCCTTTTGATTCAACTCCGCATGAAACGCATCAATGACTTCGCGATGATAGCGGTCAAATACATGGTGGCTTTGCAGATAGCGGCGGCAGAACACCCCCGCTAACAGGTAGCCCGTTAGCCAACGTATTCGCTGCCAGAGGTTTTCACCTTGAAACTGAAACTCCAGCCGTGAGTAACCCAGTTGCCCCTCGCTCCCCAGTTGATCGGTCTCGATGCGGCCAGTTGCATTTTGATAGCCAAACAGCTCCAGCGTGCCGATGTAACAGCCAAGGTTTTGCTCAGTGATTGTGTGGTTGTGAATCACCCCCGGCAGATACTTGAGTTCGACACAGCCGCCGCTGCAGCTGAAGTGCGACAGCAACACGGCTTTGGTTTGGTTGAACTGACGATTGATTTTATCGACCAGCCGTACGCTGTGCTCTGGCCCGAGCAGATGTAAGAATGCCGCCATAACGTGGTTGCTGTTGGCGGGCATATTCTTGACCGTATGGCGGCCAATTTCAAAGGCGTTGTAAGGCAGCTTGCCGAGGTTGCTAAAGATTTTGCTGTTGAGCCACGAGGGCACCCAATGGCGGCCATTGGTGAGGTATTCGTAGCTGATCGGCTGGCCATCCATCTGGTAACACGGCGATGGGCTGAGGTTGGCGCCAAGCACATCGGCAAACAAGCGCTCAATGTCGGCGCTATCGCCGTATTGGCGAATATAATCGACCATCGCGGCGTAATTACGGCAGCAAACTTTAGGCGAATTATCTCCAGCAAAATCAATCATTAACCTTATTCCACCAGTCGCTGTTATTGTTTGGGAGGATTATAAAAAATCGGATGTTGTTATCGTTACTCAATATCAGACAAGCGCTTGCGAATTTCGGACAAATCAGCAGAAAGCGGGCCACGATGGTACTTTTAAGTTGTTAGCTCGATTACAACAGAAGAT
Proteins encoded in this region:
- a CDS encoding IS3 family transposase (programmed frameshift): MERIEIITGEQRRRRYTPQEKAKFVAMTMQPGYSVSLVARQNGITPSLLFKWKKLMQDGGMSAIQSGDEVVSAADHKALQKKVKQLEQLLGRKTMETEILKEALENSSVKKVDIAHAIATTGRFPVLRVAAALGVSRSNLYQRLSVRREGRSVRYNKADDALLLPLIIDLCEERGSNGYRRITAHLNRQLKAEQHVITRVNPKRVYRLMQQNNLLLRKHTGRVSEHRAHDGQVITLHPNTRWCSDGFEITCWNKEKVRVAFSLDCCDREIMSYVATTTGIRADMVQDILVESMEQRFGDVRELPHTVEWLTDNGSCYIAEETRQFAKSLGFKVCTTPVRSPQSNGMAEAFVKTFKRDYVYLNDRPDAATVLAKLAEWFDDYNNYHPHSGLKMMSPREYRALKVAS
- a CDS encoding phospholipase D family protein, giving the protein MSNKTCINIVFASLLLLAAGCAAAPDSVPLSDRDYCALQQPRPTETLAQFTAPYAEEMQHKTGVYVLEQGTEAMMSRAWLAERAEKTIDVQYFIFSIDNVGLIATDYLVRAAERGVKVRVLVDDIMLEARGDELLMLNAHKNIEIKIYNPNVNLGKNIFQKATGLLTDFHGINQRMHNKVFLVDQQIAITGGRNIADEYFGFDHEYNFRDRDVFLAGKAVHAVESSFEQYWQSKLSVSIATLFDKLPAPANPEFSRLHSYACNPANFSPEIRAEIEDVPATFKQLAADGKFLFVDKVEYIADLPGKNDRSHFLGGGSITNAKLVELAESASNSIVIQTPYLITTKSDRAFLRKLVQRGINIKILTNSLASNDNLEAFSGYQRNRAALLATGVEVYEFKPDAKIRQKVMSEHMYKRSATVPIFGLHAKTMTIDDHITVIGTYNFDPRSANLNTESITVIDSAAITQDMKASMLKEMDADNAWQITKDFNPDSTESLSKRIGVKLRRIVPKNIL
- a CDS encoding HAD family hydrolase, translated to MSNIYLFDWGDTLMVDFVEQQGKMCDWPTVALVDGALDVLKQLAEHHPIYVATNAADSVEADIQLAFERVGLAPYIAGYFCKANLGIGKGTPAFFHKILNTLNVEPEAVIMVGDSFDNDIAPALQAGINAIWFNPKQLHLDTATPVHQISHLSQLCR
- a CDS encoding helix-turn-helix transcriptional regulator, whose protein sequence is MIDFAGDNSPKVCCRNYAAMVDYIRQYGDSADIERLFADVLGANLSPSPCYQMDGQPISYEYLTNGRHWVPSWLNSKIFSNLGKLPYNAFEIGRHTVKNMPANSNHVMAAFLHLLGPEHSVRLVDKINRQFNQTKAVLLSHFSCSGGCVELKYLPGVIHNHTITEQNLGCYIGTLELFGYQNATGRIETDQLGSEGQLGYSRLEFQFQGENLWQRIRWLTGYLLAGVFCRRYLQSHHVFDRYHREVIDAFHAELNQKEQALALNEQYYVALMQQKNQRTSELEQQVAERTASLSTEIVNRQRLVQQLSIELQIPLTLMQQQLEQLQQRQDDPVAVNSCSKKLQRALNQLHHQLQQMPDIQFQQQLLTKPDTLVEPEADLDFEEKFQRALNQHYAEENFNVTQLAQLLNCTERTLHRKTQHCFAKSPSALLREHRINQAKLLLQNGNSIKVAAHLSGFSNLSYFSASFKKTTAQTPSEYLKSLSQNSV